GACGATATCGGTGTAAAAAAACAGCAGGAAAAACGAGATGCTCTGCCAGTACAGATTGCATCCGTAATCACCGAAAGCATAGCCGATCTTGCGATGCAGGGGCATGCGGGGCTTCATATCAGCCGTTGTCTCCTCTCGGCTGCGGCGCCGGACCGCGTTACCGCGAGCCGCTCCTATCACGCCAGCGATTGGAAGAGTGTGCAGCTCGGATTTTTGACTTGCCCGATCGGTTCCGAAGGTTAGCTACGCCTTGTTCGCTGGTGATGCTCTGGCATTGCGCTCTCATGACGATGAGACATTCAGATGATCAGTGACCGCCTGACGATTGTCGGCGACAGGTTTCGGGACACAAATGGTCGTTCCGTCATCTTGCGAGGAGTCAATCTCGGTGGCGATTGCAAGCTGCCTTACCCTTATGGCGGGACGAATTTCCCGACCGATTTTTCGGATCACCGCGACGTGTCTTTCATCGGCCGGCCGTTTCCGATCGAGGAGGCGGACGAGCATCTCGGGCGGTTGAGCCATTGGGGGTTCAACGTCATCCGCCTGCTGACGACATGGGAAGCCGTCGAGCACGGTGGCCCCGGAGTCTATGACGAACCTTATCTGGAATATCTGGCGGAGATCTGCCGGCGTGCGGCCAGATACGGCCTGTATGTGATGGTGGATTTCCACCAGGATGTCTGGAGCCGCATGACGGGGGGCAGCGGCGCGCCCGGATGGACCTTCGAGACCGTGGGCCTGGATTTCACCAAATTCCACGCCGCGGATGCGGCTCATGTCATGCAAAATGTATATGATTATGATCGGGGGGGCTGGCAGGACGCTTATCCCCAGATGAGCTGGGGCCGCAATCACCGCCTGCCGCCGACCAACATCATGTGGACCTTCTTCTGGACAGGCCGCCTGTTCACGCCCGACTATCGGATTGACGGCGTCAACGTGCAGGATTTTCTCCAGCAACATTATTTGGGCGCGATGGATCAGGTCGCGCGCAAGGTGGCGGGCATCGAGAACGTGATCGGCTTCGATACGCTGAATGAGCCTGTTACGGGCTGGCTCACCCGTCGGATGAATTATCGCCATGTGGCGCCGACCGAGGAGAATCCGCTTCGACCCCGGCCTGGACTGGCGATGTCCCCGATGGACTGCCTGCTCGCAGCACGCGGCATTCCTGTGGAGGTGCCATTTGTGGTGCGCGATCCGAAGACCGGCGCGCTGTCGGCCTCGACTGAGCGGACGGTCAATTCGGCGCGCGTGCCGATCTGGCGTGAGGGCATCGATTGCCCGTTCGAGGCGGCGGGCGCCTATCGTCTGGATGGGGAACGGGCGGTCGACGTGAGGGAGAACTTCTTCCAGCAGCGCGACGGCCGTGCGCTCGTCGCCAGCGAGGATGCCTATGCGCCGCTGTTTCATAGGGTGGCCCAGGTCACCCGGTCACATGAGCCGGACTGGGGTGTGTTTGCGGAGATCGAACCCTATGCAGGACTGTCGGGCGAGGGCTTTCCGGCCGAGATGCCAGAACGCTCGATCAACGCCAGTCACTGGTACGATTTCTCGGTCCTCTACACAAAGAGGTTCACGCCGGAGGCGGCTTACGACTTCGGCACAGGAGAGACGGCCTATGGTCGGGCTGCCCTGAAGCAGGTCTATTGCGACCAGTTGGGGCGCATAGCCAGTCACGCCAAAAGGTTCGGGCCTGCGGGGGCTCCGACGCTGATCGGTGAGTTCGGCATACCATATGATCTCGATCATGGTGCGGCGTTTGCGGCCTGGGCAGAGGGCGATCATGGCAAGGCGCCGTGGGTCGAGCATGTCGACGCCCTCTCGTTGATGTACGAGGCCATGGATGCGCTCCAGCTGCATTCGACCCAGTGGAATTATACGGCGAGCAATCGCAACGATCTGATGGTCGGAGATGGCTGGAACCAGGAAGACCTCTCGATATTCTCGCGCGACCAGCAGACGGATCCGGCCAGCCCCGGCTCAGGTGGCAGGGCAATAGAGGGGTTCTGCCGTCCCTTTGTCAGGCGCACGACAGGCGTGTTGCGGGAGATGGCATTTGACGCGGAGACGAAGCGATTTACCGCTTCGATCGGTGAAATTCGAGATTCCGGAATCGACGAATTCGCCGAGATCTATGTTCCATTCGCCCAGTTCGGTATATCGCCTGACATCGCAGTGTCCGGTGCCGATTGGCGATTTGACTCGCCGACGCAGATCCTGCGGCTTTTCTATACCTATCGCGATGAAGTTCATGTAGTCATCACATGCTGAACTGCCGTTTCCCCACTGTGGGAAGCAATAAACCGCATTTTGGCCGAGTTGTTGGCTTGACGACGAATTTATTGGGTCATAGCGCTACGACAGCGCAAAAATGACAGCGCTGCCATTTGTTAAACGAGTCGCCTCAAGAGAAGGCGAAGAGGGGATTGTATGAAGATGAGATCCATTCTGATCGCAGGTGTCGCGTCCGGCGCCTTGTCTCACGCCGCAGTGTGCGCGCAGGCGCCATCCGCCGCTCCAGAACCGCCGGCATTGTCCGCTCCCGCCGCGGCTTCTCAGGAAGCCGCCAGCGAAATCATCGTCACCGGATCGCGTACCATCCGCAATGGAGCTGCAGCGCCGACGCCGGTGACGACGCTCACCTCGCAGGCGCTGACGCAGACTGCGCCCAGCAACATTCCTGATGCTCTGAACCGGTTGCCGCAGTTCCTCGGCTCCTCAAGTCAGTATCGCAGCACGACGTTCAACGCCACGGCCGGGCTCCAGGGCAATTACCTGAATCTGCGCGGCTTGGGGCCACAGCGGGTTCTCGTCCTGATCGATGGCAACCGTGTCCCCCCGACGGCCACGAGCAATGCCGTCGATTCCAACATCATGCCCCAGATGCTGATCGAGCGGGTCGATGTCGTCACGGGCGGTGCTTCGGCCGCTTATGGCTCGGATGCGGTCAGCGGCGTCGTCAACTACATCTTGAACAAGAATTTCAACGGTGTGCAGGCAAGCGCGCAGCGCGGCGTCTCGACCTACGGCGATGCGGGCTCGTACCGGCTCGGCGTCGCTGCCGGGCAAGGCTTTGCAGGCGATCACGGTCATATCGAGGCGAGCGTTGAGCATTATCGCAATGACGGCATTCCCAGCCAGTCCCAGCGGCCGGACTATTCGCGACTGGCGCTCATTACGGGGACGGGCGCTGCCAACAATCCCTATACGCTGGTAACGAACGCGCGCTTCAATGACGTCACGTTCGGGGGGCTGATCCGCTCCGGGCCGCTGGCGGGAAGCCAGTTCAATCCCGACGGCACCGCGTCTCCCTTCACGGCCGGAGCGCCGACGGGGACCTCGCAGGTGACGGTGGGCGGGCAGGGCGCTGTGGTTCCGCCGACGGTTCTCGTTCCCAAGCTTGAGACCACGCAGGCATTCGGTCGGGCGTCCTACGAGTTCACCGATACGATCAACGGTTTTGTCCAGGGCGGCTATAGCCGAAGCAAGACCGGCTATCTCTCTGCGTTCGCAACGCGGCGTGCCGGGACGAGCAATGGCATCACGATTTTCGCGGACAACCCCTATCTGTCGCCGTCGGTGCGCACGGCGCTCGGCGCCGCGCCGAGCTTCACGATGTCGCGCCTGTTCAGCGATGCGCCGGGCAACGAGCAGACCTCGCTGACGCAAAGCTACAATGTAATGACCGGCCTGGAAGGGACGCTGGGGGGGCTTCACTGGGACGTGAACTATACGCACGGCCGCGCTCAGCTTGATCTGTCGCAAGTCGAGCAGAACAACCGCAATTTCTATGCGGCGGTCGACGCGGTACGCGCACCGAGCGGCCAGATTGTCTGCCGAGTGACGCTCGTCAATCCGGCGTTTGGGCAGGGCTGTGTGCCGATCAACGTGATGGGGCTTGGCAATCTGGATCCGGCAGCGCTGGCCTATATCCGTCAGGATTCCCGTTCGCGTATCGTGAACCGGCTCGACGTGGTCGGCGCGAACCTGCGCGGCGATCTGTTCGATCTGCCTGCAGGCCCGGTCGCCTTTGCGATCGGGGGCGAGGCGCGCTGGCAGAAGCTGCGCCAGACGTCGAACGCGGATCCCTCGATAGCCGTCGACTATACCGGCATCCGCGGCGTGCCGAGTGGCGTGCTGCCGTTTGCGACCACGAACGTTGGCGCGGCGCGTGGCAGCCAGGACGTTAAGGAGGGCTATGCCGAACTGAACGTGCCGATCTTCAAGGACCAGCCTTTCGCGAAGCGGCTCGAGCTGAACGGGGCCTTCCGCTATACCGACTATAAGACCAGCGGATCGGTGAAGACCTGGAAGGTCGGGGGGATCTACGAGCCGATGGGCGGTATCCGTTTGCGCCTGACGGCATCCCGCGACATCGCGGCGCCCAGCCTGTTTGATCTGTTTGCCGGCCAGCAGGCGCAGGTGGGCACGAATACCGACCGGCATACTGGGGTCACCTCGCTCTCGACGATCGTGTCGTCGGGCAATGCGAGCCTGCAGCCGGAGCGGGCCAACACGCTCGTCGGCGGTCTTGTGCTGCAGCCGAGCTTCATCCCGCGCCTGACCTTCTCGATCGATGCCTATCGGATCGCGATCAAGGATGCGATCGGCAGCCAGGACGCACAGACCGAGCTCAACGATTGTGAGCTCAGCGGCGGAACAGCGCCGGTCTGCGCGCTGATCACGCGTCCTTTCCCTTATAGCAACACGACGCCAGCGAATTTCCCGACGACCATCGTCGTCGCGCCCCAGAACCTGTCGGCGCTGCGCGTGAAGGGTATCGATTTCGAGGTGAACTATACGGTCCCGCTGGAACCGGTGGTGGGTATCGGTGGCAATCTCGATCTTCGGGCCTTCGTATCCTACCTCGATTCTTACCAGACGAAGGCCAATGCGACGGCGAATTTCATCGAGCGGGCCGGGCGTGTCACCACCGTCGCGACGACGGCGGGCCTGCCGAAATGGCGTGGTCTGGTGCAGCAGGCCTATCGCAATGGTGGCCTGACGATCCAGCTGACCGAGCGATTTACCGGTAGCTATCGACGCACAACGACGGAAGCCTTCGATCCTGCCTTCGTAGAGGCGCCGAACAAGATCTATACGGATCTTTACGTGTCGCAGGGCTTTGATCAGAACCGCTATTCGTTGTTCGTGCAGGTCGACAACCTGTTCAACGTCAAACCCCCTCTGCTTCCGGCGACCGTCAATCCGGGCTTCACCTACCCCACCGACAAGCAGAATTACGACATTGTCGGTCGCGTGTTCACGATTGGCGCGAAGGCGAGGTTCTAAAACCGGCAAGTGCC
This DNA window, taken from Sphingomonas sp. AP4-R1, encodes the following:
- a CDS encoding TonB-dependent receptor; protein product: MRSILIAGVASGALSHAAVCAQAPSAAPEPPALSAPAAASQEAASEIIVTGSRTIRNGAAAPTPVTTLTSQALTQTAPSNIPDALNRLPQFLGSSSQYRSTTFNATAGLQGNYLNLRGLGPQRVLVLIDGNRVPPTATSNAVDSNIMPQMLIERVDVVTGGASAAYGSDAVSGVVNYILNKNFNGVQASAQRGVSTYGDAGSYRLGVAAGQGFAGDHGHIEASVEHYRNDGIPSQSQRPDYSRLALITGTGAANNPYTLVTNARFNDVTFGGLIRSGPLAGSQFNPDGTASPFTAGAPTGTSQVTVGGQGAVVPPTVLVPKLETTQAFGRASYEFTDTINGFVQGGYSRSKTGYLSAFATRRAGTSNGITIFADNPYLSPSVRTALGAAPSFTMSRLFSDAPGNEQTSLTQSYNVMTGLEGTLGGLHWDVNYTHGRAQLDLSQVEQNNRNFYAAVDAVRAPSGQIVCRVTLVNPAFGQGCVPINVMGLGNLDPAALAYIRQDSRSRIVNRLDVVGANLRGDLFDLPAGPVAFAIGGEARWQKLRQTSNADPSIAVDYTGIRGVPSGVLPFATTNVGAARGSQDVKEGYAELNVPIFKDQPFAKRLELNGAFRYTDYKTSGSVKTWKVGGIYEPMGGIRLRLTASRDIAAPSLFDLFAGQQAQVGTNTDRHTGVTSLSTIVSSGNASLQPERANTLVGGLVLQPSFIPRLTFSIDAYRIAIKDAIGSQDAQTELNDCELSGGTAPVCALITRPFPYSNTTPANFPTTIVVAPQNLSALRVKGIDFEVNYTVPLEPVVGIGGNLDLRAFVSYLDSYQTKANATANFIERAGRVTTVATTAGLPKWRGLVQQAYRNGGLTIQLTERFTGSYRRTTTEAFDPAFVEAPNKIYTDLYVSQGFDQNRYSLFVQVDNLFNVKPPLLPATVNPGFTYPTDKQNYDIVGRVFTIGAKARF